One window from the genome of Podospora pseudocomata strain CBS 415.72m chromosome 6, whole genome shotgun sequence encodes:
- a CDS encoding hypothetical protein (COG:L; EggNog:ENOG503NXH5; antiSMASH:Cluster_2), which produces MSFLPLSNRILSFSSQTTVAIRTTAKHAQATREIHQSITMSRKRRASPDATHGRIGRPVPVEFDPWNRPLTPQASNAAEEWRRIRRQIDNVEDADLDSQHVIRLLTLAAEHRREYTRLAAGWKMLDHVLQPKSRTYEPLPLVQHDFLPEPDLYLDLFVDPSRNQAIKDCVSKYQQLKQSLDGFDPRSGAQWPIYELVEAERRRREYNSVVGSHVSVPPHQVPDEVSPQQLSSNSQEPQEPTPGPEPVLEERPPLCPEQEAVVKLAEQGRNIFYTGSAGCGKSTVLHEIKRRLKAKGKVVKVIAPTGLVALAINGSTTWTFMGWAPDFNKMPLDKLCGVTKANERVRKALRRVHTLIIDEISMVESNFFERMDSALRFVRKRDPEEDRHTGPDPASLPFGGIQLIVTGDFCQLPPIKPFKHCVTCGFELSTTKTCANRACRQSQFRLEDQFAFSSAAWQKCNFNYVHLKTIHRQRDEEFRALLEKCRTGIAFSQADIEILMNHESSTEDAVRLMPTREEVYETNERAFKKLPDPEFSYKCSDGRHIQENHQYLEYKYALEQNGDDRNHRVINFGDDNHRFEKVLKLKKDMSVLLLVNLNLREGLCNGSQGIIVDFESHSVGSLMRTLEGRPGLTYTQKEAIGTFASRNLNSEEPRMIALPVVRFQNGIERTILPECLVNEVGDPAPYSSVWRAQIPLMAGYALTIHKAQGMTLERVVINLENVFEDKQVYVALSRAKTLDGLKIEGDKESVKEVLERALQGDLQVQRFMEETQWIEFE; this is translated from the coding sequence ATGTCATTTCTCCCCTTGTCCAACCGCATActttccttttccagccAGACCACGGTCGCTATCCGAACGACAGCAAAACACGCCCAAGCGACACGCGAGATTCATCAAAGCATCACAATgagcaggaagagaagggCCAGCCCCGATGCAACTCATGGACGCATTGGTCGACCGGTGCCCGTTGAATTTGACCCATGGAATCGTCCCCTTACCCCACAAGCTTCGAATGCGGCAGAGGAATGGCGGAGGATCCGCAGGCAGATCGACAATGTTGAGGATGCCGACCTGGATTCTCAGCATGTCATTCGTCTTCTGACTCTTGCAGCTGAGCACAGGAGAGAGTACACCCGCTTGGCAGCTGGCTGGAAAATGCTCGATCATGTCCTGCAACCAAAGTCACGGACATATGAGCCTCTTCCGCTGGTTCAACACGATTTTCTCCCGGAACCCGACCTTTACCTAGATCTTTTTGTCGACCCAAGTCGGAATCAGGCCATCAAAGACTGTGTCAGCAAATATCAACAATTAAAACAAAGCCTTGATGGCTTCGACCCCAGGTCCGGGGCACAGTGGCCCATTTACGAGTTGGTCGAGGCGGAGCGCCGGAGACGAGAGTACAACAGTGTGGTAGGTTCTCATGTTTCTGTTCCGCCGCATCAAGTGCCCGATGAAGTCTCCCCCCAGCAGCTATCAAGCAATTCTCAAGAGCCGCAAGAGCCAACCCCAGGACCAGAGCCAGTGCTGGAGGAAAGACCTCCCCTGTGCCCGGAACAAGAAGCAGTTGTGAAACTGGCGGAGCAAGGCAGAAACATCTTCTACACCGGATCTGCTGGCTGTGGCAAGTCAACTGTTCTGCACGAGATTAAGCGGCGACTAAAGGCAAAAGGCAAAGTGGTCAAAGTCATTGCCCCAACTGGCCTTGTCGCCTTGGCCATCAATGGCTCAACCACTTGGACCTTCATGGGCTGGGCTCCGGACTTTAACAAGATGCCATTGGACAAGCTATGCGGGGTAACAAAGGCCAATGAAAGAGTTCGAAAAGCTCTCCGTCGGGTCCACACTCTCATTATCGACGAGATCAGCATGGTGGAGAGCAACTTCTTTGAGAGAATGGATAGCGCGCTGAGGTTCGTTAGGAAAAGGGACCCCGAAGAAGACCGGCACACGGGGCCAGACCCTGCATCGTTACCATTTGGGGGCATTCAACTTATCGTGACGGGGGACTTTTGCCAGCTTCCACCGATAAAGCCGTTCAAACACTGTGTTACGTGTGGCTTTGAGCTCAGCACGACCAAGACTTGCGCCAATCGAGCCTGCCGCCAGAGCCAGTTCAGACTTGAGGACCAGTTCGCATTCTCCAGCGCAGCATGGCAGAAGTGTAACTTCAACTATGTTCACCTCAAAACGATACACCGCCAACGAGACGAAGAATTCAGAGCTTTGCTGGAAAAGTGCCGAACCGGCATTGCCTTCAGCCAAGCCGACATTGAGATTCTAATGAACCATGAGTCCAGCACCGAAGACGCCGTCCGTTTGATGCCGACAAGAGAAGAGGTTTACGAGACAAATGAGAGGGCCTTTAAGAAGCTTCCAGACCCGGAGTTCTCGTACAAATGTTCTGATGGTCGCCACATACAAGAAAACCATCAATACCTGGAGTATAAATACGCCCTCGAACAAAATGGTGATGACAGGAACCACAGAGTAATCAACTTTGGAGACGACAATCACCGGTTTGAAAAGGttctcaagctcaagaaAGACATGTCAGTTCTGTTGCTCGTCAATCTGAATCTGCGCGAGGGTCTTTGCAACGGTAGCCAGGGCATCATTGTCGACTTCGAATCTCACAGTGTTGGGTCCTTGATGAGAACGCTCGAAGGCAGACCGGGACTCACCTACACTCAGAAAGAAGCAATCGGCACTTTTGCAAGCCGTAACCTGAACTCCGAGGAGCCCCGCATGATCGCGTTGCCCGTGGTTCGCTTCCAAAACGGGATTGAGCGCACCATTCTTCCGGAATGCCTGGTCAACGAGGTGGGGGATCCTGCCCCGTACTCTTCTGTTTGGCGGGCACAGATCCCACTCATGGCTGGGTATGCCCTTACCATTCACAAGGCGCAGGGCATGACACTGGAGCGTGTCGTTATCAATCTCGAGAACGTTTTTGAGGACAAGCAGGTGTATGTGGCCCTCTCTCGGGCCAAGACTCTTGACGGACTCAAGATCGAGGGTGACAAGGAGTCAGTtaaggaggtgttggagagaGCTTTGCAAGGGGATCTGCAAGTGCAGAGGTTTATGGAGGAGACACAATGGATCGAGTTTGAATGA